DNA sequence from the Bacteroidota bacterium genome:
TTGTAGGCAAGCGAAAATGAATTCTCCTTTATCTCACCCAATTTAACCATCACAGTCACTCTGGTACCGGCTTTTAGCGGGATTTTATAGTCCGCCTCAGCATGAACCAGGGGTATAATCACACCTTTTGCTTCAAAATAGCCCCCCAATCCATTGTTAAACATGAACTGTTCGTAGGCAATATGTGCTATTTCAAATGCACGGGAAAAAAACATGATGCCCGCAGGATCACATTCACCGAATGAGATATATTTTTCTGTTGAAAACATTTGCTCTATCTAATTGTGGGATAAAAAGGCTGTCAAAGATATTTTTCGTAATTTTGAAAATCGAAAACAATAAAGTAAGGAATCAAAACATGAAAATATTCAGATTTTTAGTGATCTGTTTGATTTTTTCATCTGTAAGTATCTATTCACAAAATTCAGGTTTCGGCCTGGGGATCATAGTAGGGGAACCAACCGGTTTATCAGGCAAGTATTTCCTGAATGAAAACAATGCCATTGATGCCGCAGTAGCATGGTCTTTCAAGAAAGTTGCAGCACTCCATATTCATGCCGATTATCTTTATCATGACAATTCTTTTTTCAATGTTAAAACAGGGAAACTGCCGGTTTATTTCGGCTTTGGCGGAAGATTAAAATTGCAGGATAAGAGCAGATTTGGAGTAAGGGTCCCGGTGGGAATCGCATATCAGTTCCCCAAAGCCCCTGTTGATCTTTTTGTTGAGATCGTGCCATTACTCGATTTGATTCCCGATACTCAATTCGATTTTAACGGAGCAATTGGTGTCAGATACTATTTTCAATAAAATATGAGCCATTTCGCAGGTCAGGA
Encoded proteins:
- a CDS encoding acyl-CoA thioesterase, producing MFSTEKYISFGECDPAGIMFFSRAFEIAHIAYEQFMFNNGLGGYFEAKGVIIPLVHAEADYKIPLKAGTRVTVMVKLGEIKENSFSLAYNIYNPENAIAIKVKTVHVMFSPEENRKYGVPEDLRNALLKLEL